One Pirellulales bacterium DNA segment encodes these proteins:
- the hpnH gene encoding adenosyl-hopene transferase HpnH: protein MAVPISQMWTVASYVLWNKLRGQKRYPLVLMLEPLMRCNLACAGCGKIQHPPEILRRQLSPEQCFQAAEECRAPIVSIPGGEPLLHPQIDQIVAGLVSRRKYVYLCTNAIKLEESLPKFTPSKYFSFSIHLDGPREEHDAAVCRDGIYDLAVNAIRAAVAAGFRVTTNTTLFNDANPQRLREFFNTMMDLGVEGMMISPGYRYAKAPNQDHFLPRQQTVHLFQRLLDKAPRKWRFNHSPLFLEFLRGQWKLECTPWGNPTYNVFGWQKPCYLLDDGYTQTFQELLDTTDWGAYGRASGNPRCQDCMVHCGYEPTAVSETFGSLRGMWAAARSVLFGMQPLRQPLAVRASPEQPVEPLLPLLSTASSGKTACQSNGCKPIESNFIPSSALLPIMPTTGQDPLDDKSCTDPALTFLR, encoded by the coding sequence ATGGCTGTGCCAATTTCACAAATGTGGACGGTTGCCTCATATGTGCTGTGGAACAAGCTGCGCGGGCAAAAGCGGTATCCCTTGGTGTTAATGCTGGAACCACTCATGCGTTGTAACCTGGCTTGCGCAGGCTGTGGGAAAATCCAGCACCCGCCCGAAATCTTGCGGCGACAGCTCTCGCCCGAGCAATGTTTTCAGGCAGCCGAGGAATGCCGCGCGCCCATCGTTTCGATTCCCGGCGGCGAGCCGCTATTACACCCGCAAATCGACCAAATTGTGGCCGGATTGGTGTCCCGGCGCAAGTACGTCTACTTGTGCACCAATGCGATCAAGCTGGAAGAATCGCTGCCAAAGTTCACGCCTTCAAAGTATTTTTCGTTCTCGATCCACTTGGACGGACCGCGCGAAGAACACGACGCTGCCGTTTGCCGCGACGGCATTTACGACCTGGCAGTGAACGCAATTCGCGCTGCCGTGGCGGCCGGTTTCCGTGTGACCACGAATACAACTCTGTTTAACGACGCGAATCCTCAGCGACTGCGCGAATTTTTTAACACCATGATGGACCTGGGCGTAGAAGGAATGATGATTTCTCCTGGCTATCGCTACGCCAAGGCGCCCAACCAGGATCATTTTTTACCTCGGCAGCAGACTGTGCATCTGTTTCAACGCCTGTTGGATAAAGCTCCGCGAAAGTGGCGGTTCAACCACTCACCGCTGTTTTTAGAATTTCTGCGGGGCCAGTGGAAACTAGAATGCACGCCCTGGGGTAACCCTACCTATAACGTGTTTGGCTGGCAGAAACCCTGCTACTTGTTGGATGATGGCTACACGCAAACATTCCAGGAATTGCTTGACACGACGGATTGGGGCGCCTACGGCCGCGCTAGCGGCAATCCGCGCTGCCAGGATTGCATGGTCCACTGCGGTTACGAACCAACGGCGGTGAGTGAAACATTTGGCTCATTGCGCGGTATGTGGGCGGCCGCAAGGTCGGTCCTTTTTGGAATGCAACCGCTTCGGCAGCCATTGGCTGTTCGAGCTAGTCCTGAACAACCGGTCGAACCGTTGCTTCCTCTTTTGTCAACAGCATCATCCGGAAAAACTGCGTGTCAGAGCAACGGATGCAAACCGATCGAGTCCAATTTCATTCCCAGTTCGGCATTGCTTCCTATTATGCCCACTACCGGACAAGATCCGTTGGACGATAAATCTTGCACGGATCCGGCACTCACGTTCCTCCGGTGA
- a CDS encoding site-2 protease family protein: MLLAEPPSNPWDLHFQLLGIPVRITPWFWLANIVLGWDFAHQFAGPGTGLNMGTALLIWTAAVLVSITVHEFGHALTYRTFGVPCHVVLYHFGGLAISGQSFGSFGNRRGEDPKRQILISVAGPLAQLLLAVAVASVFHVGGFQIDNPLPFFHQLDFLEDGKPLSSVALRVFEDSLMWCSVWWALLNLLPVYPLDGGRISREVLTLIHPREGIRFSLILSIAAAAGVALWALQREHNTMLALMFGMLAYSSFMTLQAYLGRGGGFGGGWR; the protein is encoded by the coding sequence ATGTTGCTCGCCGAACCGCCGTCCAACCCCTGGGATTTGCACTTCCAGTTGCTCGGCATTCCGGTACGCATTACCCCCTGGTTTTGGCTGGCGAACATTGTACTCGGGTGGGATTTCGCTCATCAATTTGCCGGACCAGGAACCGGTTTGAATATGGGCACGGCACTGTTAATTTGGACCGCCGCAGTGCTGGTTTCGATCACCGTACACGAATTCGGTCATGCCCTAACTTACCGGACATTCGGTGTTCCATGTCACGTGGTGTTATATCACTTTGGCGGGTTGGCGATTTCAGGCCAATCCTTCGGCAGCTTTGGCAATCGGCGCGGCGAAGATCCGAAACGGCAAATCCTGATTTCTGTTGCTGGTCCCCTCGCCCAATTATTGTTGGCCGTAGCGGTGGCTAGTGTTTTTCATGTTGGCGGTTTTCAAATCGACAATCCGTTGCCGTTTTTCCATCAACTCGATTTTTTGGAAGATGGAAAGCCGCTCTCGTCAGTCGCCCTAAGGGTTTTTGAAGATTCGCTGATGTGGTGCAGCGTATGGTGGGCGTTGTTAAACTTATTGCCGGTCTATCCGCTGGATGGCGGAAGAATTTCTCGAGAAGTGCTGACGTTAATCCATCCGCGGGAAGGAATCCGTTTTTCGCTGATACTTTCCATCGCTGCGGCTGCCGGCGTGGCGCTGTGGGCTTTGCAAAGAGAACACAACACCATGTTGGCCTTGATGTTCGGCATGCTGGCGTATTCAAGCTTCATGACATTACAGGCATACCTGGGGCGCGGTGGTGGTTTCGGCGGAGGTTGGCGGTAA